In one window of Episyrphus balteatus chromosome 3, idEpiBalt1.1, whole genome shotgun sequence DNA:
- the LOC129915608 gene encoding uncharacterized protein LOC129915608, giving the protein MCSKELKMHLLDLILKNKSVLFGAFSNKITKQDKSETWKKIHEEAVASGVFQDKPWGYIRDAFWPNIKKSAMFKVDNARRTGSEGGKKCILTEVDQKVLEILSKDAPDVIGLPVTESMEVSKQNPTENVETVVEQSVEDDDSQQQKENRTPRRQMFSCTEPKRKQPKFDNENIYRLREKKLLLEIEGLKKDNIKKDLETQNLKLKNQLLEKLVSDGCGKQDNLQKLFELTLENV; this is encoded by the exons atgtgttccaaagaattaaaaatgcatttgttagatttaattttgaaaaataaaagtgttcTGTTTGGtgcattttcaaataaaattaccaAACAAGACAAAAGCGAAACATGGAAAAAAATACACGAAGAAGCCGTTGCGAGTGGTGTGTTTCAAGACAAGCCTTGGGGCTACATAAGGGATGCGTTCTGGCCCAACATTAAAAAGTCAGCTATG tttaaagtTGACAACGCTAGAAGAACCGGATCCGAGGGAGGAAAAAAATGCATACTGACTGAAGTCGATCAAAaggttttggaaattttatccAAAGATGCACCAGACGTGATTGGGTTACCGGTGACAGAGTCAATGGAGGTCAGTAAGCAAAATCCAACAGAAAACGTAGAAACAGTGGTTGAGCAATCTGTTGAAGACGATGATAGTcagcaacaaaaagaaaatcgaACACCACGCAGGCAAATGTTCTCATGCACAG AACCAAAAAGGAAGCAACCGAAATTTGACAACGAGAACATCTACCGTTTACGagaaaaaaaactacttctCGAAATAGAGGGATTGAAGAAggacaatataaaaaaagaccTAGAAACACAAAATTTGAAGCTTAAAAATCAACTTCTCGAAAAGCTTGTTTCTGACGGATGTGGAAAACAAGATaatttgcaaaaactttttgaattaaCTTTAGAAAATGTGTAA